From a single Bacillus gobiensis genomic region:
- the phnL gene encoding phosphonate C-P lyase system protein PhnL → MSELLKIDDLKKTFTMHQSDNKHIVGCNRISFILNEGEFIGITGRSGAGKSTVLKSIYRTYIPTGGSIVYRSEQFGSIDLVQATEREIIAIRKKEIGYVSQFLNVMPRVTALELVTATLIEIGERSNDAVEQAKHILAHFKLPSSLWDSYPRTFSGGEKLRLNLAQAMVKRPKLLLLDEPTASLDEASKIAVKDMIIQLKEEGTSMIGIFHDLDFMETVVDCQYNLSNGSLSGGHSN, encoded by the coding sequence ATGAGCGAATTATTGAAAATAGATGACCTGAAAAAAACCTTTACGATGCATCAATCCGATAATAAACACATTGTCGGCTGCAATCGCATCAGCTTCATTTTAAATGAAGGAGAGTTCATTGGCATCACCGGAAGGAGTGGTGCGGGAAAATCGACAGTGTTAAAAAGCATTTATCGTACGTATATACCAACTGGAGGCTCAATTGTCTATCGATCAGAGCAGTTTGGATCGATTGATCTTGTTCAGGCCACAGAAAGAGAAATTATTGCCATCCGAAAAAAAGAGATCGGCTACGTCTCACAATTTCTTAACGTCATGCCCCGTGTAACAGCGTTAGAATTGGTGACAGCGACGTTAATTGAAATAGGAGAACGAAGCAACGATGCGGTGGAACAAGCAAAACACATTTTGGCACACTTTAAGCTTCCGTCATCTTTGTGGGATTCTTATCCCCGGACCTTTAGCGGCGGAGAAAAACTTCGTTTAAACTTAGCCCAAGCCATGGTCAAAAGGCCGAAATTATTACTGCTGGATGAACCAACTGCCTCTCTCGATGAAGCCTCAAAGATCGCGGTAAAAGATATGATCATCCAATTAAAAGAAGAGGGAACAAGCATGATCGGTATTTTCCATGACCTCGATTTCATGGAAACTGTAGTAGATTGCCAATACAATTTATCCAACGGCTCATTATCAGGTGGGCACAGCAATTAA
- a CDS encoding alpha-D-ribose 1-methylphosphonate 5-triphosphate diphosphatase, translating into MKIYQANIVTPDKVIENGTIEIENDKIVSMTEGLPDTTRNEDINAEKKWVLPGLVDSHSDAIELELEPRPNSIFPVEVSFYELEKKLVGEGITTIYHSMSLMEENAKKWTRKNDIVLQMIAAIKQLSYGTHLIRHKTHLRYEITNTVAVKSVEKLMKDGNIDQLSFMDHTPGQGQFRDIELHKRFLIEHRHLTDEEANRTIEESKLFAKLDPKILQELAGLADRLNIPLASHDDDTIEKLEVVKSWNASISEFPIELEVAKKAKEAGLYVVMGAPNVLLGKSHSNNVSALKAIQHGAVDILCSDYYPSSLLHAAFKLYHADMPIFEAVNMVSIHPAKALKIDHEVGSIEVGKKADLLIVSEEKKRPVLQTVIVGGKVVCQMNYQTPVTAGILP; encoded by the coding sequence ATGAAAATCTATCAAGCTAATATCGTTACTCCCGACAAAGTCATCGAGAACGGAACGATTGAAATTGAAAATGATAAAATAGTCTCCATGACAGAAGGATTACCCGACACCACCAGAAATGAAGACATCAATGCCGAAAAGAAGTGGGTGCTTCCCGGACTGGTTGATTCCCATAGTGATGCAATCGAACTGGAATTAGAACCAAGGCCAAACAGCATCTTTCCAGTCGAAGTCTCCTTTTACGAATTGGAAAAGAAGCTCGTAGGAGAAGGGATTACGACCATCTATCATTCCATGTCTCTAATGGAAGAAAACGCAAAGAAATGGACCCGGAAAAATGACATCGTCTTACAGATGATAGCAGCAATTAAACAGCTGTCATACGGAACGCATTTAATCCGCCATAAAACCCATCTTCGCTATGAAATAACGAATACGGTCGCTGTAAAGAGTGTAGAAAAGCTGATGAAGGACGGGAATATCGATCAGCTGTCGTTTATGGATCACACTCCCGGGCAAGGACAATTCAGGGATATCGAATTGCATAAACGCTTTCTCATCGAACACCGCCATCTTACGGATGAAGAAGCTAACAGGACGATTGAAGAAAGTAAGCTTTTCGCTAAGCTTGATCCGAAAATTTTACAAGAGTTAGCCGGGCTTGCTGACCGCCTCAACATTCCGCTGGCTTCCCACGATGATGACACGATCGAAAAGCTTGAAGTTGTTAAAAGCTGGAATGCATCCATCAGCGAATTTCCGATCGAGCTGGAAGTAGCAAAAAAAGCAAAAGAAGCAGGGCTCTATGTCGTAATGGGCGCTCCAAACGTTTTGTTAGGGAAATCGCATAGCAATAACGTTTCCGCGCTTAAAGCCATCCAGCATGGTGCAGTCGATATTCTCTGCTCCGATTATTATCCTTCATCTCTCTTGCATGCAGCGTTCAAGTTGTATCATGCAGACATGCCAATTTTTGAAGCGGTGAATATGGTTTCCATCCACCCAGCTAAAGCCTTGAAAATAGATCATGAAGTAGGCTCGATTGAGGTAGGGAAAAAGGCTGATTTACTGATTGTCAGTGAAGAAAAAAAGCGGCCGGTGCTGCAAACCGTCATCGTCGGCGGAAAGGTTGTCTGCCAAATGAATTATCAAACGCCGGTAACAGCGGGAATCTTGCCATAA
- the rpiA gene encoding ribose 5-phosphate isomerase A, translated as MNVKQECAKAAMEYIQSGMVIGLGGGSTISYLIDFIKNENIKVKVVTPSLKTKLLCLEQGLEVLPACVVEQIDVAFDGCDRVDEKLHALKSAGGIHTQEKLIAKMSKDYILLADVTKFVPTLTYDHPVTLEILQESLSFVLKKAEALGGKPVVRTGSEKDGYTISDNGNFLVDVYFQAEQDSKQLENKLTQIAGVIDVSLFTTVVTKVLVAGENGVKAVTK; from the coding sequence ATGAATGTAAAGCAGGAATGTGCAAAAGCCGCTATGGAGTATATACAGAGCGGAATGGTCATAGGGCTGGGCGGCGGAAGCACGATCAGTTATTTAATCGATTTCATAAAAAATGAAAACATAAAGGTGAAGGTAGTCACTCCATCCTTGAAAACAAAGCTGCTTTGCTTGGAGCAAGGATTGGAAGTACTGCCTGCTTGTGTCGTGGAACAGATTGATGTTGCGTTTGATGGCTGCGACCGGGTTGATGAGAAGCTGCACGCGCTAAAAAGTGCAGGAGGTATCCATACACAGGAAAAGCTGATCGCAAAAATGTCAAAGGACTATATACTGCTTGCTGATGTAACAAAATTTGTTCCAACGTTAACGTATGACCACCCAGTTACACTTGAAATTTTACAGGAATCACTAAGCTTTGTTCTAAAAAAGGCCGAAGCATTAGGCGGGAAACCCGTTGTACGTACCGGCTCTGAAAAGGACGGGTATACCATCAGTGACAACGGTAACTTTTTGGTAGATGTTTATTTTCAAGCTGAACAGGACAGCAAACAGCTGGAAAATAAGTTAACGCAAATAGCGGGTGTGATTGACGTCTCGCTATTCACCACCGTTGTAACCAAGGTTTTGGTTGCAGGTGAAAATGGAGTAAAAGCAGTAACAAAATAA
- a CDS encoding ATP-binding cassette domain-containing protein, with translation MTETPLLKVRNVNKRYGEGCPKCAAPDMLGEENRCAYCGSVWACRNVIFDLYEGEILGIVGESGSGKSTLVKSLYFDDSITSGTASISSYKEGTADIFSVSPQQKRYIRNYLMGMVYQNPWLGLKMSFSSGGNIAEKLIASGTYHVGTIRERASALLEHVEIPVARMDELPKNFSGGMQQRVQISKALANNPPILLLDEVTTGLDLSVQAKVLDLIRSIQRELRVAMIVVSHDLGVIRMLADRTMVMKSGKVVEQGLTDQILEDPQHEYTQLLVHSLL, from the coding sequence ATGACGGAAACACCGCTATTAAAGGTACGAAATGTCAATAAGAGATACGGAGAAGGATGCCCGAAATGCGCGGCTCCGGATATGCTGGGAGAAGAAAATCGCTGCGCATATTGCGGAAGCGTTTGGGCTTGCCGGAACGTAATCTTTGACTTATACGAAGGTGAAATTCTTGGAATCGTCGGTGAGAGCGGCTCTGGAAAAAGTACACTTGTTAAAAGTCTTTATTTTGATGACAGTATTACTTCGGGAACAGCGAGCATTTCATCCTATAAAGAAGGCACCGCCGACATCTTTTCTGTATCGCCCCAACAAAAAAGGTACATTCGAAATTATTTAATGGGAATGGTTTATCAGAATCCGTGGCTCGGCTTGAAGATGTCATTTTCCAGTGGCGGAAACATTGCAGAGAAGCTCATTGCGTCCGGAACCTATCATGTGGGAACGATTCGCGAGCGCGCCTCTGCTTTGCTGGAGCACGTCGAAATTCCTGTTGCAAGGATGGATGAGCTGCCAAAAAATTTCAGCGGCGGTATGCAGCAACGTGTTCAGATCTCTAAAGCCCTTGCCAATAATCCACCAATTCTGCTTTTAGATGAGGTAACGACAGGGCTCGACCTATCCGTCCAGGCAAAGGTATTGGATTTGATACGCAGCATTCAGCGTGAGCTTCGTGTTGCGATGATCGTTGTGTCTCATGATTTAGGGGTCATTCGGATGCTGGCAGATCGTACGATGGTGATGAAGAGCGGAAAAGTAGTTGAACAGGGCCTAACAGACCAAATTTTAGAGGATCCGCAGCATGAATATACACAGTTGCTTGTTCATTCGCTTTTATAA
- a CDS encoding Gfo/Idh/MocA family protein, which yields MGKVNWAILGPGAIAADFAKAIVDVNGSIGGVWARNAEKAKSFAEQFNIEKVYTSSDEMLQDDTIDVVYISTPHSIHYEYIIDALRNNKHVLCEKAITMNGKQLKEIVDLAKEKGLIVAEAMTIFHMPLYKKLRDIVDAGKLGKLKMINVTFGSCKEDDPTNRFFNPDLAGGAMLDIGTYALSFTRYFLSRQPNEVLTTVKRYETGVDEQSGIILKNDADELAVVSLAMRAKMPKRGIVAGELGYITVEDFPRAQKAIITYTADGSVEVVEAGAAEKALNYEVEAMNRYILNQEENSTLPLSVDVMSIMDEVRNQWGNE from the coding sequence GTGGGGAAAGTAAATTGGGCTATACTTGGACCGGGTGCAATAGCAGCAGATTTTGCCAAAGCAATTGTTGACGTAAATGGGAGTATCGGCGGAGTTTGGGCGAGAAATGCAGAGAAAGCAAAAAGTTTTGCAGAGCAATTTAACATTGAAAAGGTATACACAAGCAGTGATGAAATGCTTCAGGACGATACAATTGACGTTGTCTACATCTCTACGCCTCACAGCATCCATTACGAATACATAATCGATGCACTGCGAAACAACAAGCACGTACTTTGTGAAAAAGCGATTACAATGAATGGTAAACAGTTGAAGGAAATTGTGGACCTCGCAAAGGAGAAAGGCTTAATCGTTGCAGAAGCAATGACGATTTTCCATATGCCACTCTACAAAAAATTACGCGATATTGTGGATGCCGGGAAGCTTGGCAAGTTGAAAATGATTAACGTAACCTTTGGAAGCTGTAAGGAAGACGACCCAACTAACAGATTTTTCAACCCCGATCTTGCCGGTGGTGCGATGCTTGATATCGGTACGTATGCGCTATCGTTTACAAGGTATTTTCTCTCCCGTCAGCCCAATGAAGTGTTGACGACAGTCAAAAGGTACGAAACAGGTGTGGATGAACAATCCGGAATAATCTTAAAAAATGATGCGGATGAATTGGCAGTGGTTTCACTTGCCATGCGGGCGAAAATGCCAAAACGGGGAATTGTCGCTGGTGAATTGGGATATATTACGGTAGAAGATTTTCCCAGAGCTCAAAAAGCAATAATTACATATACGGCGGATGGAAGTGTTGAAGTTGTTGAAGCGGGTGCTGCTGAAAAAGCGTTGAACTATGAAGTGGAAGCAATGAATCGATACATTTTAAATCAAGAGGAAAACAGCACTTTGCCATTATCTGTTGATGTGATGTCAATTATGGATGAAGTGCGGAATCAGTGGGGAAATGAGTAA
- a CDS encoding GNAT family N-acetyltransferase, protein MEIRELEQNDLPDYLNLLKVLDEHNSMSLTEAEQLVGKIRCYPYYKIFLILNEEGQITGTFSLIICDNFGHGGLKFAIVENVVVHPEFRSQGIGKAMMLKAREIASENNCYKLMLSSNETRTEAHSFYENIGFERHGVSFRTELINK, encoded by the coding sequence ATGGAAATCCGTGAATTGGAACAAAACGATCTACCTGACTATTTAAACCTTCTGAAGGTGCTGGACGAGCACAACAGCATGTCTTTGACAGAGGCGGAACAATTAGTAGGAAAAATAAGATGCTATCCGTATTATAAAATATTTCTCATATTGAACGAGGAAGGTCAAATTACTGGGACATTCTCGCTGATAATTTGTGACAACTTCGGCCATGGAGGCTTGAAATTTGCCATTGTTGAAAACGTCGTGGTTCATCCTGAGTTTAGGAGCCAGGGAATCGGTAAGGCAATGATGTTAAAAGCCAGAGAGATCGCATCCGAAAATAACTGTTATAAGCTTATGCTTTCCAGCAACGAAACTCGTACAGAGGCCCATTCCTTTTATGAGAATATCGGATTTGAAAGGCATGGAGTAAGCTTTAGAACGGAGTTGATAAACAAATGA
- a CDS encoding carboxymuconolactone decarboxylase family protein, whose amino-acid sequence MERSELGWKSIQKLAGEKGILAMEELLKTSPRLGKLALEFGYGDIYSDQTLDFKQRAIITLSSLITQGDAGRGLHYHFRAALKVGWTKEEIMEVISHCAAYCGFPKALSAVFIFQSIIEEQEIN is encoded by the coding sequence ATGGAAAGAAGCGAATTAGGTTGGAAGTCCATTCAAAAATTGGCTGGAGAAAAAGGAATCCTCGCAATGGAGGAACTATTAAAAACGTCTCCGAGACTTGGCAAGCTTGCCCTTGAATTCGGCTATGGCGATATTTATTCCGATCAAACACTGGATTTTAAGCAAAGGGCGATCATTACATTATCTTCATTAATCACACAGGGAGATGCCGGCAGAGGTTTACACTATCATTTTAGGGCGGCCCTTAAAGTTGGGTGGACAAAAGAAGAAATCATGGAAGTTATCAGCCATTGTGCAGCCTATTGCGGATTTCCAAAGGCATTAAGTGCTGTTTTCATCTTTCAATCAATTATAGAAGAACAAGAAATCAATTAA
- a CDS encoding PHP domain-containing protein, with translation MIDLHCHTKVSDCSYTNEEVIAMAKQRGVTNLAITNHDTTDGLKDAIRIGKQAGVNIIPGIEISAFDTKRGRRAHLLGLYITPGHPSIKELCQPLVEKRHLVSKMMVERIIAAGYDITWEQVKALAEGGTGVYKQHIMHALLEKGYTKTIYGALYKELFRRGSDTEGAGIAFIPIDYIPAEEAIRAIQEAEGIPILAHPGQFDNFEAAEEWVGIGLKGIEVKHPLHDANHRAKAIDLAQRFDLIQTGGSDFHGFYSDTDSTIGSYTTDPIQFDRLMEHKSNVLF, from the coding sequence ATGATCGATTTACATTGTCATACAAAAGTATCTGATTGCTCATATACAAATGAAGAAGTGATAGCAATGGCCAAACAGCGTGGTGTGACCAACCTTGCCATTACTAACCACGACACTACGGATGGATTGAAGGATGCGATTCGGATCGGAAAGCAAGCAGGTGTGAATATAATTCCGGGTATCGAAATTTCCGCATTCGATACAAAGAGAGGACGCCGCGCGCATCTGTTGGGCTTGTACATAACGCCAGGCCATCCAAGCATCAAAGAACTGTGCCAGCCATTAGTGGAAAAGCGTCATCTCGTTTCTAAAATGATGGTGGAAAGAATAATAGCTGCCGGCTACGATATCACGTGGGAGCAAGTAAAAGCTTTAGCTGAAGGTGGAACCGGCGTCTACAAACAGCATATTATGCATGCCCTCTTGGAAAAAGGCTACACGAAAACGATTTACGGAGCGTTATATAAAGAGCTGTTCCGAAGAGGAAGCGATACGGAAGGTGCGGGCATTGCATTTATCCCGATTGACTATATCCCTGCAGAAGAAGCCATTCGTGCCATTCAAGAGGCAGAAGGTATTCCTATCCTTGCCCATCCAGGACAATTCGACAACTTTGAAGCAGCGGAGGAATGGGTTGGGATTGGTTTGAAAGGCATCGAAGTGAAACATCCGTTGCACGATGCAAATCATCGAGCAAAAGCAATAGATCTTGCTCAGCGATTTGACCTGATTCAAACTGGCGGATCAGATTTCCACGGGTTTTATAGTGATACGGATTCAACGATTGGGTCATATACGACAGATCCAATTCAATTCGATCGATTGATGGAGCACAAGAGCAACGTCTTATTTTAA
- a CDS encoding DapH/DapD/GlmU-related protein — MEAKRLTEEPTIHETADVKKSIIGSWTDIGPNSKIEESIIGDYTYTSGDVQIIYSEIGKFCSIATNVRIHPVNHPTWRVTQHHLTYRRVQYGFDSQDDEEFFQWRKDHKVTVGHDVWIGHGAIIMPGVTIGTGAVIGAGAIVTKDIPPYMIAVGVPASPLKERFPKEITDELLKIEWWNWDRQQLEECFEDLKDVERFIKKYGQGSSID; from the coding sequence ATGGAAGCCAAACGTTTAACAGAAGAGCCGACCATTCACGAAACGGCAGACGTCAAAAAAAGCATAATCGGAAGCTGGACGGACATCGGCCCAAACTCCAAAATCGAAGAATCAATCATTGGCGACTACACGTATACGTCAGGGGACGTACAAATCATTTACTCGGAGATCGGGAAGTTTTGTTCGATTGCCACAAATGTGCGCATACATCCTGTCAACCATCCAACCTGGAGAGTGACACAGCATCATCTAACGTATCGCCGTGTCCAGTATGGCTTCGATTCTCAGGATGATGAAGAATTTTTCCAATGGAGAAAAGATCATAAAGTAACCGTCGGGCATGATGTCTGGATTGGCCACGGGGCGATTATTATGCCGGGAGTAACGATAGGAACAGGAGCGGTCATCGGGGCCGGGGCCATTGTCACAAAGGATATACCCCCTTATATGATAGCCGTCGGTGTTCCGGCATCACCTCTGAAAGAAAGATTCCCCAAGGAAATCACTGATGAACTTTTGAAAATCGAATGGTGGAATTGGGATAGGCAGCAATTGGAGGAGTGTTTTGAAGACCTTAAGGACGTCGAACGATTTATCAAAAAGTATGGACAAGGATCTTCGATAGACTAG
- a CDS encoding M3 family oligoendopeptidase, translating into MKFKDYPYERPDITEIEKSFKQLIETFGKAESFDEQDQALAAVNKLRNKINTASDLVYIRHSIDTNDSFYKAEQDYIDEVGPVIQEYITDFYQALVNSEFRKELEKKWGSQLFQLAELSVKTFHPKIIEDLQKENKLSTEYDQLIASAKILFEGEERTLAQMKPFELSKDRDIRRKAAEAKYQFMSENEEQLDRIYDDLVKIRTKIAKELGYENFVELGYARMSRIGYDAEMVANFRNQVLEIIVPAATKLRERQRNRIEVQQLNYYDEEFSFKSGNAAPKGDPKWIIENGRKMYEELSDETNKFFNFMIENGLMDLVSKKGKQSGGYCTYLSEYKAPFIFSNFNGTSGDIDVLTHEAGHAFQVYQSRHLEVPEYSFPTMEAAEIHSMSMEFFTWPWMKLFFEEETEKYKFNHLSEALTFIPYGVAVDEFQHFVYENPEATPANRKAAWREIERKYLPHRNYEDNAYLERGGFWHKQGHIFAAPFYYIDYTLAQICALQFWKKLNEDYHAAWKDYLQLCQVGGSKPFTSLVEQAGLISPFQEGCAASVIGEIENWLNGIDDTKL; encoded by the coding sequence ATAAAATTTAAAGATTACCCATATGAGCGGCCGGATATTACAGAAATAGAAAAGAGCTTTAAACAACTCATCGAAACGTTCGGAAAGGCAGAAAGCTTCGATGAACAGGATCAGGCGCTTGCTGCTGTGAATAAGCTTCGCAACAAGATTAATACCGCATCCGATCTTGTGTATATCCGCCACTCCATCGATACAAATGATTCGTTTTATAAAGCAGAACAGGATTATATCGACGAAGTTGGTCCTGTCATCCAAGAATACATAACAGATTTTTATCAAGCTCTGGTCAATTCAGAGTTTCGTAAGGAGCTGGAAAAGAAGTGGGGCAGCCAGCTTTTTCAATTGGCAGAGCTTTCGGTAAAAACCTTTCATCCTAAAATTATAGAAGATTTGCAAAAGGAGAATAAGCTAAGTACAGAATATGACCAGCTGATCGCCTCTGCGAAAATTCTATTTGAGGGGGAAGAGCGGACATTAGCCCAAATGAAGCCGTTTGAGCTATCAAAAGACAGGGACATTAGACGCAAGGCAGCAGAAGCAAAATATCAATTTATGAGTGAAAATGAAGAGCAATTGGATCGGATCTATGATGACTTGGTTAAGATTCGAACGAAGATTGCCAAAGAGCTTGGCTATGAAAATTTCGTTGAGCTTGGATACGCTCGAATGAGCAGAATCGGTTACGACGCGGAAATGGTTGCAAACTTCAGAAATCAAGTGTTGGAAATTATCGTTCCGGCAGCGACAAAGCTCCGGGAACGTCAACGCAATCGCATTGAGGTTCAACAACTAAATTATTACGATGAAGAATTCAGCTTTAAATCCGGAAACGCGGCACCAAAGGGCGATCCGAAGTGGATTATTGAGAACGGCCGTAAAATGTATGAAGAGCTTTCAGATGAGACCAATAAATTTTTTAATTTCATGATCGAAAACGGCCTTATGGATCTGGTCAGTAAAAAAGGAAAACAAAGCGGAGGATACTGTACGTATTTAAGCGAGTACAAAGCGCCATTTATTTTCTCGAATTTTAATGGAACCTCAGGAGATATTGATGTACTGACCCATGAAGCGGGGCACGCATTTCAAGTATACCAGAGCAGACATTTGGAAGTCCCTGAATACAGTTTCCCGACAATGGAGGCTGCTGAGATCCATTCGATGAGCATGGAGTTTTTTACTTGGCCATGGATGAAGCTGTTTTTCGAAGAGGAGACGGAAAAATATAAATTCAACCATTTGTCAGAGGCTCTCACTTTTATTCCATACGGTGTAGCCGTAGATGAATTCCAGCATTTTGTTTACGAAAATCCGGAAGCAACACCTGCTAATAGAAAAGCTGCTTGGAGAGAGATTGAGAGAAAATATCTGCCGCATAGGAACTATGAAGATAATGCTTATTTGGAGCGAGGCGGGTTTTGGCACAAGCAAGGGCACATTTTTGCTGCTCCGTTTTATTATATCGACTATACTCTCGCTCAAATCTGTGCTCTGCAATTTTGGAAAAAACTGAATGAGGATTATCATGCGGCATGGAAGGATTACCTTCAATTGTGTCAAGTTGGAGGGAGTAAGCCATTTACCAGTCTTGTTGAGCAAGCGGGTTTAATCTCACCGTTTCAAGAAGGTTGTGCAGCCTCCGTGATCGGTGAGATTGAAAACTGGCTGAATGGTATAGACGATACGAAGCTGTGA
- a CDS encoding methyl-accepting chemotaxis protein: MDKIKNLNNYQLILLILLSFMLVSMLIPIAAFSIGALLTESISIEWKSTLIVVLISLIATVALGYFILQKFLSPLEKISKWSTGDKSQPIFAEQKNPIGRIVTDVIGQSSYEKEDRKGMDFKEEIMHLSHQTAEASLQLKTTTEETSNATEEISSSVQDISSGAERQFQAIQDINNNSSAIFFTLTEISESIKFIKNTSGNALANSNNGKQLVEKITNQMNTIQERVNRSVQVVNQLGQKSNEIGNILSLITDISNQTNLLALNAAIEAARAGEHGRGFSVVADEVRKLAEQTNHATGNIQELIDEINKETTQVVSVIKDSGDSVEEGITLSSEAGSVFTELYGNNDELAEIISDILVAINEVTTSMDTVSNSIEHVSEITNTSSGNLQNIAAVIEELTASMEEISTSARMLSGVSNSLQNKLGA; the protein is encoded by the coding sequence ATGGACAAGATAAAAAATTTGAACAACTACCAATTAATTCTCCTTATTTTACTTTCGTTTATGCTAGTGTCTATGCTTATTCCAATCGCTGCATTTTCAATTGGTGCCCTGCTGACCGAAAGTATTTCCATCGAGTGGAAGAGTACACTAATTGTTGTGCTGATTAGCCTTATTGCTACAGTGGCACTTGGTTACTTTATTCTGCAGAAATTTCTTTCGCCATTAGAAAAAATAAGCAAGTGGTCAACAGGTGATAAAAGCCAGCCCATTTTCGCAGAACAAAAAAATCCAATTGGCCGAATTGTCACCGACGTGATTGGACAATCCAGCTATGAGAAAGAAGACCGAAAAGGAATGGATTTTAAAGAGGAAATCATGCACTTATCTCATCAAACCGCTGAAGCTTCACTCCAGCTGAAAACAACAACCGAAGAAACGAGCAATGCAACAGAAGAAATATCTTCATCCGTACAGGATATTTCCAGCGGCGCAGAAAGACAATTTCAAGCGATTCAAGATATAAACAATAATTCTTCCGCGATCTTTTTTACGCTTACTGAAATTTCCGAAAGCATTAAATTTATTAAAAACACATCTGGAAACGCACTCGCCAATTCAAACAATGGAAAACAGCTAGTTGAAAAAATAACAAATCAAATGAACACGATTCAAGAGCGAGTAAACCGATCTGTGCAAGTCGTAAATCAGCTTGGTCAAAAGTCAAATGAAATTGGAAATATCTTGTCGCTGATTACCGATATCTCTAACCAGACGAATCTGCTTGCATTAAATGCTGCGATTGAAGCGGCTAGGGCTGGCGAACACGGAAGAGGATTTTCCGTCGTTGCCGATGAGGTAAGAAAATTAGCAGAACAGACAAATCATGCAACCGGAAATATACAAGAATTAATTGATGAGATTAATAAAGAAACAACCCAAGTTGTCAGTGTCATTAAAGACAGCGGCGATTCAGTCGAAGAAGGAATCACGTTAAGCAGTGAAGCAGGATCAGTATTTACTGAGCTTTACGGAAACAACGATGAATTAGCTGAAATCATTTCAGACATTTTAGTCGCTATAAATGAGGTTACAACGAGCATGGACACTGTTTCGAATTCGATCGAACATGTCTCGGAAATTACGAATACATCGTCCGGCAATTTGCAAAATATTGCTGCAGTGATCGAAGAACTGACTGCTTCTATGGAAGAAATATCGACGTCTGCCAGGATGCTGTCTGGTGTCTCCAACAGCTTGCAAAATAAATTAGGCGCATAA
- a CDS encoding DMT family transporter, whose protein sequence is MQYIVFLVIALIAGAVLPLQTAINSELRNAVHSPYLAAMFSFLGGTILLIALSLTMNHTIIPDRSAFTKPWWIWTGGALGVVLVLANVILMPKIGSALTVGLLLAGQLIMAVLIDHFGWFNLPVHEISLPRIVGIVLILVGIFLVQRF, encoded by the coding sequence ATGCAATATATTGTTTTTCTAGTAATTGCACTTATTGCCGGCGCAGTACTTCCTCTGCAAACTGCGATTAATTCAGAACTGCGCAATGCGGTCCACTCCCCTTATTTAGCTGCTATGTTCTCCTTTTTGGGCGGCACTATTTTATTAATCGCTTTGTCACTCACGATGAATCATACGATCATACCGGATCGAAGCGCATTTACTAAGCCGTGGTGGATTTGGACCGGCGGAGCATTAGGAGTCGTTCTCGTATTGGCGAATGTAATATTGATGCCGAAAATCGGATCGGCTCTCACCGTTGGACTACTGCTTGCGGGACAATTAATCATGGCCGTTTTGATTGACCATTTTGGCTGGTTCAACCTGCCTGTACACGAGATTAGCCTTCCGAGAATCGTAGGAATTGTGCTTATTTTAGTTGGAATATTTTTGGTCCAACGATTTTAA